Proteins encoded by one window of Venturia canescens isolate UGA chromosome 2, ASM1945775v1, whole genome shotgun sequence:
- the LOC122406841 gene encoding protein mab-21 — translation MLVPADMLAAQSKMVYQINKYFGERVMTRKAQVAKTIQEVCRVVQDVLKEVEVQEPRFISSLTDYNGRFDGLDVISPTEFEIVIYLNQMGVLNFVDDGTLPGCAVLKLSDGRKRSMSLWVEFITASGYLSARKIRSRFQTLVAQACDKCAYRDSVKMIADTTEVKLRIRERYVVQITPAFKCAGLWPRSASHWPIPHIPWPHPNIVAEVKAEGFDMLSKECIGLQGKQSAMEGDAWALSFIDAENRLLQGASRKRCLSILKTLRDRHLDLPGNPVTSYHMKTLLLYECEKHPHEAEWDEACLGDRINGIFLQLISSLQCRRCPHYFLPNLDLFKGKSPSGLENAAKQVWRLTRELLTNSRALEKL, via the coding sequence ATGCTCGTCCCCGCTGACATGTTGGCAGCCCAGTCAAAAATGGTCtatcaaataaacaaatactTCGGAGAACGAGTAATGACGAGAAAAGCTCAGGTTGCGAAAACGATTCAGGAAGTCTGTCGAGTTGTTCAGGATGTGCTGAAAGAAGTTGAAGTCCAGGAGCCCCGTTTCATCTCATCATTAACGGATTACAATGGCAGGTTCGACGGTCTCGACGTCATATCGCCGACCGAATTCGAAATAGTTATTTATCTCAACCAAATGGGAGTGTTGAACTTCGTTGACGACGGGACATTGCCAGGTTGTGCGGTATTGAAACTCAGCGACGGCCGTAAGCGTTCCATGTCGTTGTGGGTCGAGTTTATAACAGCATCGGGTTATCTGTCAGCGCGTAAGATACGCTCGAGATTTCAAACATTGGTCGCTCAAGCGTGTGACAAGTGCGCGTATAGAGATTCAGTGAAAATGATAGCAGATACGACGGAGGTTAAGCTTCGAATACGAGAAAGATACGTTGTCCAGATAACGCCGGCTTTCAAGTGTGCCGGTTTATGGCCAAGATCGGCATCCCACTGGCCCATACCCCATATACCATGGCCCCATCCGAATATCGTCGCTGAAGTCAAAGCCGAAGGTTTCGACATGCTGTCCAAGGAGTGCATCGGATTACAAGGAAAACAATCGGCAATGGAGGGCGACGCGTGGGCATTGTCATTCATAGACGCTGAAAATCGTCTTCTCCAAGGTGCCAGTAGAAAACGTTGTCTCAGTATCCTCAAGACATTGAGGGATCGTCATCTAGATTTGCCGGGTAATCCAGTAACGAGCTATCACATGAAAACACTTTTGTTATACGAGTGCGAAAAACATCCCCATGAGGCGGAGTGGGACGAAGCTTGTCTTGGTGACCGCATCAATGGAATATTTCTTCAGCTAATATCGAGCCTCCAGTGTCGAAGATGCCCGCATTACTTTTTACCGAATCTCGATCTCTTCAAGGGCAAATCTCCGAGTGGGTTGGAAAACGCGGCTAAGCAAGTTTGGAGACTTACTCGCGAATTATTGACCAACAGTAGAGCATTGGAGAAACTCTAA
- the LOC122406840 gene encoding protein mab-21-like, translating to MLHPRETSAMCAQTKMSHQINKYYGERVQGRKGQIEKIVREVCKVVENVLKEVEIQEPRFVSSLIECNGRYEGLEVISQDEFEIILYLNQMGVFNFVDDGTLPGCAVLKLSDGRKRSMSLWVEFITASGYLSARKIRSRFQTLVGEACDKCAYRDSVKMIADTTEVKLRIGERLVVRITPAFKCSGVWPRSAAHWPIPHLSWPQPNLIAAVKTEGFDLLSMESVALQGKRSTMEGDAWLISFTGAETRLLQGGCRQMCLGILKTLRDRHLDLPGNPVTSYHMKTLLLYECEKHPTEAEWDEACLADRINGIFLQLISSLQCRRCPHYFLPNLDLFKGKSPTGLETAAKQVWRLTRELLTNSCALEKL from the coding sequence ATGTTGCATCCTCGTGAAACGTCCGCAATGTGCGCCCAGACCAAAATGTCACATCAGATCAATAAGTACTACGGCGAACGAGTACAAGGGCGAAAAGgtcaaatcgaaaaaattgtccGGGAAGTCTGTAAGGTCGTTGAGAATGTTCTCAAGGAAGTCGAAATTCAAGAGCCACGCTTCGTTTCTTCATTGATCGAGTGTAACGGTAGATACGAGGGTCTAGAAGTAATATCTCAGGATGAGTTTGAAATTATTCTGTACCTAAATCAAATGGGGGTATTCAACTTTGTCGACGACGGAACACTGCCCGGTTGTGCTGTGCTCAAACTCAGCGATGGTCGAAAACGTTCGATGTCACTCTGGGTTGAATTCATCACGGCTTCGGGTTATCTTTCAGCCCGAAAAATACGCTCAAGATTTCAAACTCTGGTTGGCGAAGCTTGCGATAAGTGCGCGTATCGAGATTCCGTGAAAATGATCGCGGACACTACAGAAGTAAAACTACGGATAGGGGAGCGATTGGTAGTTCGAATAACACCCGCTTTCAAGTGCTCCGGTGTATGGCCAAGATCCGCAGCTCACTGGCCCATACCTCATCTTTCATGGCCGCAACCGAATCTCATTGCCGCTGTCAAGACCGAAGGTTTCGATCTCTTGTCCATGGAGAGCGTCGCTCTTCAGGGTAAACGATCGACGATGGAGGGTGACGCTTGGCTCATCTCCTTTACCGGAGCTGAAACGCGTCTTCTTCAAGGTGGCTGCCGACAAATGTGTCTCGGTATACTCAAGACATTGAGGGATCGTCATCTAGATCTACCTGGAAATCCAGTCACGAGTTATCACATGAAAACTCTTTTGCTGTACGAGTGCGAAAAACACCCAACCGAAGCCGAATGGGACGAAGCCTGTCTCGCTGATCGAATAAACGGCATTTTTCTCCAGCTCATATCTTCTCTCCAGTGTCGCAGATGTCCCCACTACTTTCTACCGAATCTCGATCTTTTCAAGGGCAAATCACCGACTGGCCTAGAGACCGCTGCTAAACAAGTCTGGAGACTCACGAGAGAACTTTTAACCAATAGCTGCGCACTCGAAAAGCTTTAA